In Corynebacterium nuruki S6-4, the following proteins share a genomic window:
- a CDS encoding siderophore-interacting protein, which translates to MTTTPPTAVRDRDLHTHPQREDGEIDRLLGNGGYRMIPATVTANDLIAPNLRRLTLASPVLRGLTLTGPDEYVGLLMPVPGVPLPTPASVDVDGLNIRAAVADLPEQERPGLRWYTIRHFRQDAGEIDLDVVMHDDHSGPGSLWCAAAAPGDTAGIWLCNAIWIRHADRPLFVADPSAVPALRAILEFTADHHPDDLAKYHVYVVAHSPDDLEAGLAEEWEEKVGSLKIIYAAPGMEKEAVTTQLRRAAASDDPAAAPEYVWVSGEAGLAKEVRKVAVDELGVDRDFVDWVAYWIEGRPRP; encoded by the coding sequence GTGACCACCACACCACCCACCGCGGTCCGCGACCGCGACCTGCACACCCACCCGCAGCGGGAGGACGGTGAGATCGACCGGCTGCTCGGCAACGGCGGCTACCGCATGATCCCCGCCACCGTCACCGCCAACGACCTCATCGCCCCCAACCTGCGGCGGCTCACCCTCGCCTCCCCCGTGCTGCGCGGACTCACCCTCACCGGACCCGACGAGTACGTCGGACTGCTCATGCCCGTGCCCGGCGTCCCGCTGCCGACCCCCGCCAGCGTCGACGTCGACGGACTGAACATCCGCGCCGCCGTCGCCGACCTGCCCGAACAGGAACGGCCCGGCCTGCGCTGGTACACCATCCGCCACTTCCGGCAGGACGCCGGTGAGATCGACCTCGACGTCGTCATGCACGACGACCACTCCGGGCCCGGCTCACTGTGGTGCGCCGCGGCCGCCCCCGGCGACACCGCCGGCATCTGGCTGTGCAACGCCATCTGGATCCGCCACGCCGACCGGCCCCTCTTCGTCGCCGACCCCTCCGCCGTGCCCGCACTGCGCGCCATCCTGGAGTTCACCGCCGACCACCACCCCGACGACCTGGCGAAGTACCACGTCTACGTCGTCGCGCACTCCCCCGACGACCTGGAGGCCGGGCTCGCCGAGGAATGGGAGGAGAAGGTCGGCTCCCTGAAGATCATCTACGCCGCCCCCGGGATGGAGAAGGAGGCGGTCACCACGCAGCTGCGCCGGGCGGCGGCGTCCGACGATCCCGCGGCGGCACCGGAGTACGTGTGGGTGTCCGGGGAGGCCGGCCTGGCCAAGGAGGTCCGCAAGGTGGCCGTCGACGAGCTCGGTGTGGACCGCGACTTCGTCGACTGGGTGGCGTACTGGATCGAGGGGCGGCCGCGGCCGTAG
- a CDS encoding lipase family protein, with the protein MTFPTATHRPRTLVAGLLTAAGLGLTTLAAPAQADPAAASFLEQLDIPAQAVPPAAGDAHRFTYTTTGAQDAPTTSSAAVYLPTGPAPEGGWPVLAWAHGTVGLNDVCAYSTNGPGAVDRDWAYLGHWLDQGYAIVATDYAGLGTPGDHPYLNGKVEAHNVVDAVKAASGTYAELGDRWGVVGQSQGGGAAMITARYANEFGGSADGLSYRGAVATGVPAYIEELLPLVMRPLQDPAFPVEYRNPSPTLTTYLLYIVSGLRTSHPEWDVDSYLTPYGHDWVATAEGPVCDGDGGITDVIRDGNVQVGKLFSRPLEDIPGFRDALRDYMGVPESGYDAPVFMGQGALDTDVGPGAIALAGHLKANGEPVEFHLYPDQDHSGTVNTSLADSDPFVARIFAG; encoded by the coding sequence ATGACGTTTCCCACCGCAACACACCGTCCCCGCACCCTCGTCGCCGGACTGCTCACCGCCGCGGGCCTGGGCCTGACCACCCTCGCCGCCCCGGCCCAGGCGGACCCGGCGGCGGCGTCCTTCCTGGAGCAGCTCGACATCCCGGCGCAGGCGGTCCCGCCGGCCGCGGGTGATGCGCACCGGTTCACCTACACCACCACCGGCGCGCAGGACGCCCCGACGACCTCCTCCGCAGCGGTCTACCTGCCCACCGGACCGGCACCGGAGGGCGGCTGGCCGGTGCTGGCCTGGGCGCACGGCACTGTCGGGCTCAACGACGTCTGCGCCTACTCCACCAACGGCCCCGGGGCGGTGGACCGCGACTGGGCGTACCTCGGGCACTGGCTGGACCAGGGCTATGCCATCGTGGCGACCGACTATGCGGGGCTGGGCACACCGGGCGACCACCCGTACCTCAACGGGAAGGTGGAGGCACACAATGTGGTGGACGCGGTGAAGGCGGCGTCCGGAACCTACGCGGAGCTCGGCGACCGGTGGGGTGTGGTCGGTCAGTCGCAGGGTGGTGGCGCGGCGATGATCACCGCCCGCTACGCCAACGAGTTCGGCGGCAGTGCCGACGGCCTGTCGTACCGGGGTGCGGTGGCGACGGGTGTGCCGGCGTACATCGAGGAGCTGCTGCCGCTGGTGATGCGTCCGCTGCAGGATCCGGCGTTCCCGGTGGAGTACCGGAATCCGTCGCCGACGTTGACGACCTACCTGCTCTACATCGTCTCCGGGCTGCGGACCTCGCATCCGGAGTGGGACGTGGATTCGTACCTGACGCCCTACGGGCATGACTGGGTGGCGACCGCGGAGGGCCCGGTGTGTGACGGGGACGGTGGCATCACTGACGTCATCCGGGACGGGAATGTGCAGGTGGGGAAGTTGTTCTCCCGCCCGCTGGAGGACATCCCCGGGTTCCGGGACGCCCTGCGCGACTACATGGGGGTGCCGGAGTCCGGCTATGACGCCCCGGTGTTCATGGGCCAGGGGGCGCTGGACACCGATGTGGGGCCGGGGGCGATCGCGTTGGCCGGTCACCTGAAGGCCAACGGCGAGCCGGTGGAGTTCCACCTGTACCCGGACCAGGACCACAGCGGGACGGTGAACACGTCGCTGGCTGATTCGGACCCGTTCGTGGCGCGGATCTTCGCGGGGTAG
- a CDS encoding LLM class flavin-dependent oxidoreductase, whose amino-acid sequence MTGLTLHWFLPPFLDSRHVAGGGPGGLVTGPDAADGDRTVDLNYLRQLALAAEHNGFESVLVPVGLWCEDPWVVASALVGVTEKLKFLVAVRPGVASALKEAQSAATFQNLSGGRLAINLVTGGEPAELAAYGDGLGKAQRYARTGEYVDLWKRLWNDAEPVSFDGEYVHADGALLPVRPEPDPPIYFAGTSPAAVALSGRRAETYLTWGEPPAAVGEKLSAVRAEAASHGRTVSGGLRVHVIARPTGEEAWRVAGELLEKVSPEVVAAAQEKLAASESESQRRISELHGRGAGYVQGGDPHDLEVYPGLWTGVGLVRGGAGTALVGSYDEVAALIGEYVAQGVDELVLSGYPHLEETFHVGQGLVPALRRRGFGVTNHGPAFAGAGVGAGVTA is encoded by the coding sequence ATGACCGGCCTCACCCTGCACTGGTTCCTGCCCCCGTTCCTCGATTCGCGGCATGTCGCCGGCGGCGGCCCCGGGGGCCTGGTCACCGGGCCGGACGCCGCGGACGGTGACCGCACCGTCGACCTGAACTACCTCCGGCAGCTCGCGCTGGCCGCCGAGCACAACGGTTTCGAGTCGGTGCTCGTGCCGGTGGGCCTGTGGTGCGAGGACCCGTGGGTGGTGGCCTCGGCCCTGGTGGGTGTCACCGAGAAGTTGAAGTTCCTCGTGGCGGTGCGCCCGGGTGTGGCGTCGGCGTTGAAGGAGGCGCAGTCGGCGGCGACGTTCCAGAACCTGTCGGGTGGACGCCTGGCGATCAACCTGGTCACCGGTGGGGAGCCGGCGGAGCTGGCGGCCTACGGCGACGGGCTGGGCAAGGCGCAGCGCTATGCCCGCACCGGCGAGTACGTGGACCTGTGGAAGCGGTTGTGGAATGACGCGGAGCCGGTCTCGTTCGACGGGGAGTACGTGCACGCTGACGGGGCGCTGCTGCCGGTGCGTCCGGAGCCGGATCCGCCGATCTACTTCGCGGGGACGTCACCCGCCGCGGTGGCGTTGTCGGGACGCCGCGCCGAGACCTATCTGACCTGGGGCGAACCTCCGGCGGCGGTGGGGGAGAAGTTGTCGGCGGTGCGGGCGGAGGCGGCGTCCCACGGTCGGACGGTGAGTGGTGGGCTGCGGGTGCATGTCATCGCCCGGCCGACCGGGGAGGAGGCGTGGCGGGTGGCCGGGGAGCTGCTGGAGAAGGTGTCGCCGGAGGTTGTGGCGGCGGCGCAGGAGAAGTTGGCGGCCTCCGAGTCGGAGAGTCAGCGGCGGATCTCGGAGCTGCACGGCCGTGGCGCGGGCTATGTGCAGGGCGGGGATCCGCATGACCTGGAGGTGTATCCGGGACTGTGGACCGGGGTGGGGCTGGTGCGCGGTGGGGCGGGTACGGCGTTGGTCGGGTCGTATGACGAGGTCGCGGCGCTGATCGGCGAGTATGTGGCGCAGGGGGTGGATGAGCTGGTGCTGTCGGGCTATCCGCACCTGGAGGAGACGTTCCATGTGGGGCAGGGGCTGGTGCCGGCGCTGCGCCGGCGCGGGTTCGGGGTGACGAACCACGGCCCGGCGTTCGCGGGTGCCGGCGTGGGTGCGGGTGTGACCGCCTGA
- a CDS encoding MFS transporter, producing MLKRRSIPVALAVIVVAVAAVNLRAGIASLGPVLDDVLDAFGASGSLAGAITAMPGVFFGIMGLAAVPLAGRLGLSRSLFLGMLFTLVGLAVRPWVGNIAVFLVLTACVVGGIALGNVLLPAWVKTHGGRHAVALMTIYSAMLGVSGAVGPLSALWFDGDSAWQWALFVWAVLAVLQVVAWAVVVVRAGRDVPGASPLDAAEEAAEADGTDGAASSTEETLRATSLWRSPTARFLMLFFGLQAMNAYIQMGWLPTMYTDSGVASSTASIGLAVIGAFNIAGGVVMPTVIDRVKDLRPFPALFAALTAAGWLGMWLAPSMVPLLWSVLLGLGGFCFPTAIALIPARSRSPLVTARLSGFVQPVGYFIAGLGPFVIGVVYDKVGNWDGIIAVLTVIAVLMGVLGVLAGKNTVIEDELTAAN from the coding sequence GTGTTGAAACGCCGCAGTATCCCCGTCGCCCTGGCCGTCATCGTCGTCGCGGTGGCCGCGGTGAACCTCCGCGCCGGGATCGCCTCCCTCGGCCCGGTGCTCGATGACGTGCTGGACGCCTTCGGGGCGTCCGGGTCACTGGCCGGGGCGATCACGGCGATGCCCGGCGTGTTCTTCGGGATCATGGGCCTGGCGGCGGTGCCGTTGGCGGGCCGGCTGGGGCTGTCCCGGTCCCTGTTCCTCGGCATGCTCTTCACCCTCGTCGGGCTGGCGGTGCGCCCGTGGGTGGGGAATATCGCGGTGTTCCTCGTGCTCACCGCGTGTGTCGTCGGCGGTATCGCGCTGGGCAATGTGCTGCTGCCCGCGTGGGTGAAGACGCACGGGGGACGCCACGCCGTCGCCCTGATGACGATCTACAGTGCGATGCTGGGCGTCTCGGGGGCGGTGGGGCCGCTGTCGGCACTGTGGTTCGACGGGGATTCGGCCTGGCAGTGGGCACTGTTCGTGTGGGCGGTGCTGGCGGTGCTGCAGGTCGTGGCGTGGGCCGTGGTGGTGGTGCGCGCCGGGCGGGATGTGCCGGGCGCCTCGCCGCTGGACGCCGCCGAGGAGGCTGCGGAAGCTGACGGCACTGACGGCGCTGCATCGTCGACCGAGGAGACGCTGCGGGCGACGTCCCTGTGGCGCTCGCCGACGGCGCGGTTCCTCATGCTGTTCTTCGGACTGCAGGCGATGAACGCCTACATCCAGATGGGTTGGCTGCCGACGATGTACACCGACAGCGGGGTGGCGTCCTCGACGGCGAGCATCGGGCTGGCGGTCATCGGCGCGTTCAATATCGCCGGCGGTGTGGTGATGCCGACGGTCATCGACCGGGTGAAGGACCTGCGGCCGTTCCCGGCCCTGTTCGCCGCGTTGACGGCGGCCGGGTGGCTGGGGATGTGGCTGGCGCCGTCGATGGTGCCGCTGCTGTGGTCGGTGCTGCTGGGCCTGGGCGGTTTCTGTTTCCCCACGGCCATTGCGCTGATCCCGGCCCGGTCGCGGTCGCCGCTGGTGACGGCGCGGCTGTCGGGTTTCGTGCAGCCGGTGGGGTACTTCATCGCCGGGCTGGGCCCGTTCGTCATCGGGGTGGTCTACGACAAGGTCGGCAACTGGGACGGGATCATCGCCGTGCTGACGGTCATCGCGGTGCTGATGGGGGTGCTGGGCGTGCTCGCGGGGAAGAACACGGTCATCGAGGACGAGCTGACCGCGGCGAACTGA